A genomic stretch from Helianthus annuus cultivar XRQ/B chromosome 1, HanXRQr2.0-SUNRISE, whole genome shotgun sequence includes:
- the LOC110905299 gene encoding uncharacterized protein LOC110905299, with translation MSTGGNDDTVPTVTERMREVIAEEVGKAIENSLSGFIDRVQVYNGEVDPIICQRWLNDIEGVFERTHCDTNDYVAYGTSQLRGQAKDWWDNKKNEIGSKAVKAMTWDEFKAPFLKHHSPKAVINRIKEEFMQLRHKEQKIYYYYNMLSVEYREFMTPSKYETLTEIINVAWEREIELKKQVERGERRAHNVNPSPTKKARTNETVKKSDAKGGSPSCKICGKGHKGECRFKDKPCSICRKMGHTVPTCPDKVTVCYKCYRPGHKRSECPELVGKKDGQDAKGEAGKAKARSFHLTAAEAKVEPDVVSVSTMKITQ, from the exons ATGTCAACTGGTGGAAATGATGATACGGTGCCGACGGTCACCGAACGAATGAgggaagtgattgccgaagaggttggaaaggcaatTGAAAACAGTTTATCCGGATTCATAGACAGGGTTCAAG tttataatggggaggttgatccgATAATATGCCAACGATGGCTAAACGACATCGAGGGAGTGTTTGAAAGGACCCACTGTGATACAAACGACTACGTAGCCTATGGAACGAGTcaattaagaggtcaagcgaaagactggtgggataacaagaaaAACGAGATTGGAAGTAAAGCGGTTAAGGCTATGACATGGGATGAATTTAAGGCGCCGTTCCTTAAACATCACAGTCCCAAGGCGGTCATTAATCGAATCAAAGAAGAGTTCATGCAGCTGAGACACAAGG aacaaaagatatactactacTACAACATGTTGAGCGTCGAGTATAGGGAGTTCATGACTCCTTCAAAGTATGAGACCCTTACTGAGATCATAAACGTTGCTTGGGAACGAGAGATTGAATTGAAAAAGCAAGTTGaacggggtgaacgaagggcacacaatgtaaatccaagccctactaaGAAAGCACGGACGAATGAAACGGTGAAGAAATCTGATGCGAAAGGTGGGTCTCCAAGTTGCAAAATCTGCGGAAAGGGTCATAAGGGCGAGTGTCGCTTCAAGGATAAACCTTGCTCCATATGTCGGAAAATGGGGCACACGGTTCCAACGTGCCCGGACAAAGTGACAGTTTGCTACAAATGCTATCGACCGGGTCACAAAAGGTCGGAATGCCCGGAGCTAGTaggaaagaaagatgggcaagacGCGAAGGGTGAGGCCGGGAAAGCAAAGGCTAGATCTTTTCACCTAACCGCAGCTGAAGCAAAAGTAGAACCcgatgtggtttcag TATCGACAATGAAGATTACTcaatag